The following are from one region of the Methanospirillum hungatei genome:
- a CDS encoding proteasome assembly chaperone family protein, whose protein sequence is MMEDITIRFEDSVAPEDRTAPIMIEGLPGIGHVGKLVAEHMIHELGAVRIAEINSIYFPPQVIIKEGGTVRLCNNEIYRYSGEKGTYLFLVGDFQSTSGEGHYLLSQVYVDICHQLSVKRIYTIGGYGVGHFNEVTRVIAAVNRDDLRQQVEDAGGIFSEGEPGGGIIGAAGLMLGLSIPLGMEGICLMGETSGYLVDPRSATTVLSVLTKLLNIDIDDAKLTERAGEMEVALQRLLEQERKSEEELSYIG, encoded by the coding sequence ATGATGGAAGATATTACCATACGTTTTGAGGATTCAGTAGCTCCGGAAGACCGGACTGCTCCGATTATGATAGAAGGGCTTCCTGGAATCGGGCATGTTGGAAAACTTGTCGCTGAGCACATGATCCATGAACTTGGGGCTGTCCGAATTGCAGAAATCAATTCTATTTATTTCCCTCCCCAGGTCATAATTAAGGAAGGAGGAACAGTCCGACTCTGTAATAACGAAATTTACCGCTATTCTGGGGAAAAGGGTACATATCTCTTTCTGGTTGGTGATTTTCAAAGTACATCGGGAGAAGGACATTATCTCTTATCCCAGGTATATGTTGATATCTGTCATCAACTTAGTGTCAAGCGGATATACACAATCGGTGGGTACGGAGTGGGTCATTTCAATGAAGTAACAAGAGTTATTGCGGCAGTTAACCGTGATGATCTCCGCCAGCAGGTTGAAGATGCGGGTGGAATTTTTAGCGAGGGAGAACCTGGTGGTGGTATCATCGGGGCAGCAGGACTCATGCTTGGTCTTTCCATTCCTTTAGGCATGGAAGGGATCTGCCTGATGGGTGAGACCTCAGGATACCTTGTGGATCCCCGGAGTGCCACGACTGTTCTGTCTGTTCTGACCAAACTCCTGAATATTGATATAGATGATGCAAAGCTGACTGAACGGGCAGGTGAGATGGAAGTAGCCCTCCAAAGACTTCTGGAGCAGGAGAGAAAGTCTGAGGAAGAACTTTCATACATCGGCTGA
- a CDS encoding 30S ribosomal protein S27e, with translation MVKLTRENRSKFVKVKCPDCENEQIIFDRACTTVDCVVCGSNLATPTGGKAQIKAEIITAFE, from the coding sequence ATGGTAAAATTAACACGCGAGAACCGGAGCAAGTTTGTCAAGGTAAAATGTCCGGATTGTGAAAATGAACAGATAATCTTTGACCGTGCATGTACAACGGTTGATTGTGTTGTCTGCGGCTCGAACCTTGCCACCCCGACTGGTGGAAAAGCACAAATTAAAGCAGAGATTATAACTGCATTTGAGTGA
- a CDS encoding 50S ribosomal protein L44e, which yields MKMPTKFRTYCPFCHKHEEHEVEKVKKGKTTGLHWIDRQKARRGQVGNMGKFSKVPGGDKPTKKVNIRYRCTACKKAHLRAGFRVGKFELTE from the coding sequence ATGAAGATGCCAACAAAATTCCGCACATATTGTCCCTTTTGCCACAAACATGAGGAGCATGAGGTAGAGAAGGTAAAAAAAGGTAAAACCACCGGGCTTCACTGGATTGATCGCCAGAAAGCACGCCGAGGTCAGGTAGGGAACATGGGTAAGTTCTCTAAGGTTCCTGGTGGTGATAAGCCAACCAAGAAGGTAAACATCCGGTATCGCTGTACTGCCTGCAAGAAAGCACATTTAAGAGCAGGTTTCAGGGTTGGTAAATTCGAACTTACGGAGTAA
- a CDS encoding translation initiation factor IF-2 subunit alpha, translating to MQEREWPEQGELVVCSVQNVKDFVAFVTLDEYNNREGLIPIAEVARGWIKYIRDHIREGQKVVCKVLNVDPQKGHIDLSLKDVNEHQRREKIRVWKNESKARKWIGFAAEAAGQAEGAHDIASALYREYGELYAAFEDFVTEGRNALNKLKIDPKLADALYTIATENVKLPSVTISGDLFLRSTKSDGVNIIRRALRSAEPKVDGAEIEITYLGAPNYRIKVIATNYKDAEKALEKASSAAIGVLKRAGGEGKFSRKSKSGKHV from the coding sequence ATGCAGGAGAGAGAGTGGCCTGAGCAGGGAGAACTTGTCGTCTGTTCAGTTCAGAACGTAAAAGATTTCGTGGCTTTTGTCACACTTGATGAGTATAACAACCGAGAGGGTCTGATCCCTATTGCTGAAGTGGCACGCGGGTGGATAAAGTACATCCGTGATCACATCAGAGAGGGGCAGAAGGTTGTATGTAAAGTACTGAACGTCGACCCGCAGAAAGGTCACATTGATCTCTCTTTGAAGGATGTGAATGAGCATCAACGCCGGGAAAAGATTCGTGTCTGGAAGAACGAATCCAAAGCGCGAAAATGGATCGGTTTTGCGGCAGAGGCAGCAGGACAGGCTGAAGGTGCTCATGATATTGCCAGTGCACTCTATCGTGAATATGGTGAGCTGTACGCTGCCTTTGAGGACTTTGTAACCGAAGGTCGTAATGCACTGAATAAACTGAAAATTGATCCAAAACTGGCTGATGCATTATACACCATTGCTACTGAAAATGTCAAACTCCCATCAGTCACCATCTCCGGAGACCTTTTCCTGCGATCTACCAAGTCAGATGGAGTAAATATCATCAGACGTGCTCTTCGAAGTGCTGAACCTAAGGTTGATGGTGCAGAGATAGAGATCACCTATCTTGGAGCACCAAATTACCGGATTAAGGTTATTGCGACCAATTACAAGGATGCCGAGAAAGCACTAGAAAAAGCTTCAAGTGCAGCGATAGGTGTCTTAAAGAGGGCTGGTGGCGAAGGTAAATTCAGCCGGAAATCTAAATCCGGGAAGCATGTATGA
- a CDS encoding RNA-protein complex protein Nop10, whose protein sequence is MKGHIRYCPSDNLYTLSETCSLCGKSTITPHPARYSPEDKYGHYRRMIR, encoded by the coding sequence ATGAAAGGGCATATCAGATACTGCCCGTCAGACAATCTTTATACTCTTTCTGAAACGTGTTCCCTTTGTGGGAAATCCACTATTACCCCTCATCCTGCCAGGTATTCTCCGGAGGATAAATATGGTCATTACCGGAGAATGATTCGTTGA